ACGTGTTGACCAAAAGAAAATTCGTAGCGACGAGCTATCTGGATGAGGCACATGGCTATATTACGCCAGCCAGCGTCTTCATGTACGTGTCAGGGAAACTGAACCTGCCTTCGGAAATAACCATTAAGCCTTTCAAAGACTGGAACCGGGTTGCTACCGGACTGGACTCAGTTTCCGGAGCAAAATTCACGTACGTCGCGCCGGATTTTGATGTGCTCTACGATAGCCCGATGTTGGTCGGTAACCTGGAAGAACTACCTCCATTCAATGTCAAGGGCATTCCGCACCGGTTTATCGGCTATAAGCTTGGTAATTTCGACAAAGTGAAATTCATGTCTGACATTCAGAAAATTGTGGAGAATGCTTCTGCATTGATCGGTGATATTCCTTACAAGCATTACACATTTATCGCGATAGGGCCGGGGCAGGGTGGTATCGAACATTTGAATTCTACCACGATCAGTTTCAGCGGCGATCTCCTCAATGCAAGGGGTTGGGACGGGATGATGGGTTTTATCACACATGAATATTTTCATCATTACAATGTAAAACGCATCCGTCCGGTGGAGCTCGGGCCGTTTGACTACGACAAGGGCAGTAAAACCAATATGTTGTGGGTTTCGGAAGGGCTGACCGTATATTATGAACCGTTGATCATGAAAGCCGGTGGCATGCTGAGTCAGGAGAAATTTTTGGATTTTTTCAAAAACCACATTACCAATGTTGAAACCAAGCCGGGGCGCTTGTTTCAGACATTAGCGCAGGCCAGTGCCGAAACCTGGTCGGACGGACCATTTGGCCGCACGGGTGATGCAGTCAACAAAACGATTTCCTACTATCAGAAAGGCCCGGTTGTCGGGTTGCTGTTTGACCTGGCGATCCGTCACGAGACCGGCAATAAAAAGTCGCTGGATGATGTCATGCGGCGGTTATACAATGATTTTTATATCAAAAAGAAACGGGGTTTTACGGAAGCGGAACTGAGACAAACCATTGAATCAGTAGCCGGAAAACCTCTCGACGAACTGTTCAGCTACATTTACACTACCGCCGAACCGGATTACAAAAAGTATTTGGGCTATGCTGGATTGGATATTGACACGACTACGGAAAATCATTTGGGGACGTTTGAGATTAAACCTGTGGTTAATCCCAGTGCGTTGCAGCGGGCAATTTTTGAGAGTTGGAGTAGAGGGAAATAACAGGTGTTCGGTAATGCCGTAGGTATGTAACGTTACGTACCTACGGCACTTGAAAGGGGGTGTCAATTTACGCTATGGCTAGCAATATTGCATCCCTACGGGATTATCATAACGGTGCAAATTGTGCTCGACGGTGCAAATTGTGCTCGTTCACCTAAGCGCCTCCACATCCGCAACTTCCTTCACCAATTCCTTCCCCAACACCCGGTTACCATTCTCCGTCATCACAATGTTATCCTCAATTCGGATGCCGGTGAAGTCCCGGAACTGTTCCAGTTTGTTGTAGTCTATGAATTGGGGAAGCTTGTTTTCAGCTTTCCAGCGGTCGATTAATGTTGGGATGAGATACAGACCTGGTTCGACCGTGAATACGAAACCGGGTTCCAGGGCGCGGCCGAGACGCAGCGATTTCCAGCCGAAAGTCGTTCCTTTTTTGAGATCTTCGGTGTAGCCTACATACTGCTCGCCCAGGTTTTCCATGTCATGCACGTCCATGCCCATCATGTGGCCGAGGCCGCATTGGAAAAAGAGCGTGTGGACATCATTTGCGACGGCCTCTTCCGGGTCGCCTTTCACGACGCCAACCTGTTTTAAACCTTCCAATAATTTGATACAGGCCAATGTATGCACGTCTTTGAACAATACACCAGGTTTGCTGGCTTCAATGGCCGATTTTTGCGCATGAAGTACTATTTCATACATTTCTTTTTGAATACTCGTAAAGCGTTTGCCAACCGGAATCGTCCGGGTGAGATCACCGCAGTAGCGCATCGCCGTTTCGGCTCCGGCATCGCAAAGGCCCATCTGTCCTTCCTGAATGACTAAGTCGCGTGCGTGCGTGTGCAGGATCTCTCCGTTCACTGTCAGGATGACGGGGTAGGAGATGTCGCCGCCTTGCCCGATGGCAATGCTTTGCAGCTTCCCGGCCAGCTCTTTTTCGGTCATGCCCGGACGGGCTATTTTCATGAATTCCAGATGCATATCTACCGAAGTGTTCACTGCTTTTTCAATCTCGGCGATCTCTTCTGCGGTTTTGTAGGAACGCATGGAAACGATTGCTTTGATCAGCGTCACGGACGCGCGCTGCGAGGCTTGTGATGGTACGATATGTAGCCATTCCTGCAATTTCAAATCATGCTCAGCGCGGTAGGGAGGCAGAAAATGTACATTTTGCCTTCTTGACACCACATCATGCAAATAACCGGAAATAGCAGCAAGCGGCTTCACCTGGGTAATGCCTATTTTGGCAGCTTTTTCGTGCAGTGGCTCTTTGGGGCCGGTCCAAACTATATCGTCGATCGTCAGCTCGTCGCCAAAAATAATTTCCTGATCATTATCAATGTCAATGACGGCGTGAATAGATGCAATGTCCAGCCCGAAATAGTATAAAAAACTGCTATCCTGCCTGAACGGATACACATTATCATGGTAATTCATTCCGGTGTCGTCGTTGCCCAGGAAGAGGATCAGACCACTGCCGACCTTGCTTTTCAGCGTTTTACGTCTTTCAATGTAAGTTTGTTTGGAGAACATGGCTCTTAGTTTTGTGAATCGCTTTCAATTTATACATAAAAAATCTTGCTCGCCAAACATGAGGTGCTAGCGAGCAAGATTGCATTACATAACCAATTTAACTAGATAAAATTAGTAGCCCGGGTTTTGTTTCAGGTTGGTGTTTTTGTCCAGCTCGCTTTGTGGAATTGGGAACAATGCACGCTGCCCGGCTTGCGGACGGTGGTTAAACCATTTTTTTGCCCCAAAAACCCCGAAACGGATCATGTCCTGACGACGGTGCGCCTCTGCTGCGAACTCCCAGCCCAACTCGTCGAAAAAGCGACCGAACTTGACATCATCACCGCCTTGACGCTCGATAATGGTGCCGTCTGTAGCCTGATACCCGTAATTATATTTGCTACCCTTGGCCAGATCAGCACCGGTAACAGTCGCTTTGGCGGGGTTGTTCTTGAATGCACGTTTACGCACGTCTGTCACGATCACGGCGGCTTCATCGGCTTTTCCAGTCCTTAAAAGTGCTTCTGCTTTGATCATTAGCACATCTGCGTAGCGCAACAATGGAAAGTCATTGTCGAGACTACCCGTTGCATTCGGCTTGATTTTGAATTTACCAATACGGAAACCATCCGAAGATGCCGTTTTTTCCATGGTAGGTACTGCTTTGTTGTAAGTAATCACCACCGCTCCGGTAGTCGCATTCTTCTGTGGGCCCATGATCCAGGTATCGGCGAGGCGGCTGTCGTCAGCATCGTAGGTATCGATAAACTGCGGTACAGCGCAGTTTCCGCCCCATGGACCAGCATTCATCGGGTACACAGTGCGGCTCAACGGATCGAGCGTTTTCATGTGAATGATGTTTCCTGTTCCGTAAATTTCATCGTAAGGGATCGCGAAAATGATCTCTTTGGAATTGAAATTCGTCCAGGTGAAAATGTCCGAATAGTTGGCATCCAGCACATATTTGCCACTTTTGATCACTTCGTCGGCTGTCTCTATGGCCTTAGCCCATTGCGGTGTGCCTGTGTACACTTCTGCATTGAGGTACATTTTAGCAAGCAAAGCCTTCGCTCCCCATCTGTTTAGCTGGCCATAAGTAGTGGCAGCATTCTCGCTCAGGTTCGGGATCGCATCGTTTAGTTCTTTGATAATGAACTCGTACACTTCCTTGCGGGTACTTTGTTTAGGCAGCGTAATGTCTTTGAAGTCGGTCACAATCGGGACATTACCATGGTTGTCGAGGAGCAGGTAGTATGCCAGCGCCCGCACTGCTTTGAGTTCCGCTACTGTATTTTCCTTGCCGGTAGTGATGGGTATCTCACCGCTTTCAATTTGAGAGATAACCCGGTTAGCAGTGGTAATGCTGCTGAACGCGCTGAACCAGGTGTTGGCCGGCTGGTCCTGCAACGACGTCCAGGTGTGGTAATGCATTCTTTTATAGGTACCGGCATCATCCCATCCATTCGGCCGGGAAGGCGTAATAATAGCATCAGCTGCCTCTTCTTGCAGAT
The genomic region above belongs to Dyadobacter pollutisoli and contains:
- a CDS encoding M61 family metallopeptidase — translated: MATLTQRYLTFIFLLVTSLNGFARASDPVKFTVSMDDPANHTFHVSLTYKPEPSDSILLKLPDWTPGYYQLMDYAAGIQSFSPKDEKGNALKWVRSGKTGWNVGIKNAKEIRVEYDVLTKRKFVATSYLDEAHGYITPASVFMYVSGKLNLPSEITIKPFKDWNRVATGLDSVSGAKFTYVAPDFDVLYDSPMLVGNLEELPPFNVKGIPHRFIGYKLGNFDKVKFMSDIQKIVENASALIGDIPYKHYTFIAIGPGQGGIEHLNSTTISFSGDLLNARGWDGMMGFITHEYFHHYNVKRIRPVELGPFDYDKGSKTNMLWVSEGLTVYYEPLIMKAGGMLSQEKFLDFFKNHITNVETKPGRLFQTLAQASAETWSDGPFGRTGDAVNKTISYYQKGPVVGLLFDLAIRHETGNKKSLDDVMRRLYNDFYIKKKRGFTEAELRQTIESVAGKPLDELFSYIYTTAEPDYKKYLGYAGLDIDTTTENHLGTFEIKPVVNPSALQRAIFESWSRGK
- a CDS encoding aminopeptidase P family protein, which encodes MFSKQTYIERRKTLKSKVGSGLILFLGNDDTGMNYHDNVYPFRQDSSFLYYFGLDIASIHAVIDIDNDQEIIFGDELTIDDIVWTGPKEPLHEKAAKIGITQVKPLAAISGYLHDVVSRRQNVHFLPPYRAEHDLKLQEWLHIVPSQASQRASVTLIKAIVSMRSYKTAEEIAEIEKAVNTSVDMHLEFMKIARPGMTEKELAGKLQSIAIGQGGDISYPVILTVNGEILHTHARDLVIQEGQMGLCDAGAETAMRYCGDLTRTIPVGKRFTSIQKEMYEIVLHAQKSAIEASKPGVLFKDVHTLACIKLLEGLKQVGVVKGDPEEAVANDVHTLFFQCGLGHMMGMDVHDMENLGEQYVGYTEDLKKGTTFGWKSLRLGRALEPGFVFTVEPGLYLIPTLIDRWKAENKLPQFIDYNKLEQFRDFTGIRIEDNIVMTENGNRVLGKELVKEVADVEALR
- a CDS encoding RagB/SusD family nutrient uptake outer membrane protein — encoded protein: MMKNRNTKYIVLASVLGVASMYSCTNLKEEVYSEVLASSYQPTEKDLPAIVAPVYSSLRSLMAGWQGYFDLQEEAADAIITPSRPNGWDDAGTYKRMHYHTWTSLQDQPANTWFSAFSSITTANRVISQIESGEIPITTGKENTVAELKAVRALAYYLLLDNHGNVPIVTDFKDITLPKQSTRKEVYEFIIKELNDAIPNLSENAATTYGQLNRWGAKALLAKMYLNAEVYTGTPQWAKAIETADEVIKSGKYVLDANYSDIFTWTNFNSKEIIFAIPYDEIYGTGNIIHMKTLDPLSRTVYPMNAGPWGGNCAVPQFIDTYDADDSRLADTWIMGPQKNATTGAVVITYNKAVPTMEKTASSDGFRIGKFKIKPNATGSLDNDFPLLRYADVLMIKAEALLRTGKADEAAVIVTDVRKRAFKNNPAKATVTGADLAKGSKYNYGYQATDGTIIERQGGDDVKFGRFFDELGWEFAAEAHRRQDMIRFGVFGAKKWFNHRPQAGQRALFPIPQSELDKNTNLKQNPGY